A genomic region of Staphylococcus roterodami contains the following coding sequences:
- a CDS encoding segregation/condensation protein A, which translates to MYEVKLDAFNGPLDLLLHLIQKFEIDIYDIPMQALTEQYMQYVHAMKQLEINIASEYLVLASELLMIKSKMLLPQSTSDMEVDDDPREDLVGRLIEYQNYKEYTAILNDMKEERDFYFTKRPTDLSHLETDESWDPNHTIDLTELIVAYQRVKNRVALNTPKSVEIRKETFTIQQATEQVTTRLKDKDHFNFFSLFTFSEPIEQVVTHFLAILEMSKAGIINIEQQRNFEDIKIIRGVNYHFG; encoded by the coding sequence ATGTATGAAGTTAAATTAGATGCTTTTAATGGACCTTTAGATTTATTACTGCATCTTATCCAAAAATTTGAAATAGATATTTATGATATTCCAATGCAAGCATTAACTGAGCAGTATATGCAGTACGTACATGCAATGAAGCAGCTTGAAATTAATATTGCAAGTGAATACCTAGTATTAGCGTCAGAGCTCTTAATGATTAAAAGTAAGATGCTATTACCGCAATCAACATCTGATATGGAAGTTGATGATGACCCACGTGAAGATTTAGTTGGGCGTTTAATAGAATATCAAAATTATAAAGAATATACTGCTATTTTAAATGACATGAAAGAAGAAAGAGATTTTTATTTTACTAAAAGACCGACAGATTTATCTCATTTGGAAACGGATGAATCTTGGGATCCAAATCATACGATTGATTTAACAGAATTAATCGTAGCCTATCAAAGAGTTAAAAATAGAGTTGCTTTAAATACACCTAAATCTGTTGAAATCCGAAAAGAGACATTTACCATTCAACAAGCTACAGAACAAGTGACAACAAGATTGAAAGATAAAGATCATTTCAACTTCTTTAGTCTGTTTACATTTTCTGAGCCTATTGAACAAGTAGTCACTCACTTTTTAGCTATTTTAGAAATGTCAAAAGCAGGAATAATTAATATTGAGCAACAACGTAATTTTGAGGATATTAAAATTATTAGAGGAGTGAACTACCATTTTGGATAA
- a CDS encoding DUF309 domain-containing protein, whose product MQQALINFYYQFHKKQHYFLCHDILEEAWKEENNFSKQDAVVSLILFATACYHYRRNNLKGAYKSFNKSNEIIQNAQDSYVLNLNIDEFQNLIEQQIAMINKSESFSPVVLPINPDFENIIKVNFPDYDYNQETITDSFIVDHHKLRDRSDVIKAKQEAIQMRKYRHN is encoded by the coding sequence ATGCAACAGGCACTTATAAATTTCTATTACCAATTTCATAAAAAGCAACATTATTTTCTTTGCCATGACATTCTTGAAGAGGCTTGGAAAGAAGAAAACAATTTTAGTAAACAAGATGCTGTTGTCAGTTTAATCTTATTTGCAACTGCTTGTTATCATTATCGCCGCAATAATTTAAAAGGCGCCTATAAATCTTTTAATAAATCGAATGAAATTATACAAAATGCTCAAGATTCATATGTCTTAAATCTTAATATAGATGAGTTTCAAAATTTAATTGAACAGCAGATTGCAATGATTAATAAATCTGAGTCTTTTTCACCAGTAGTTTTACCAATAAACCCTGACTTTGAAAATATTATCAAAGTTAATTTTCCTGATTATGATTATAATCAAGAAACAATAACAGATTCATTTATCGTTGATCATCATAAACTCCGAGATCGTTCAGATGTTATCAAAGCCAAACAAGAGGCAATTCAAATGAGAAAGTATAGGCATAATTAA
- the xerD gene encoding site-specific tyrosine recombinase XerD: METIIEEYLRFIQIEKGLSSNTIGAYRRDLKKYQDYMSEHHISHIDFIDRQVIQECLGYLIDEGQSAKSIARFISTIRSFHQFALREKYAAKDPTVLLDSPKYDKKLPDVLNVDEVLALLETPDLNKLNGYRDRTMLELLYATGMRVSELIHLELEHVNLMMGFVRVFGKGDKERIVPLGDAVIEYLTTYIETIRPQLLKKTVTNVLFLNMHGKPLSRQAIWKMIKQNGLKANIKKTLTPHTLRHSFATHLLENGADLRAVQEMLGHSDISTTQLYTHVSKSQIRKMYNQFHPRA, translated from the coding sequence ATGGAGACAATTATTGAAGAATATTTGCGTTTTATACAAATCGAAAAAGGATTAAGTTCTAATACAATTGGTGCGTATAGACGAGACTTAAAAAAATACCAAGATTATATGTCTGAGCATCATATTTCACATATTGACTTTATAGATAGACAAGTGATTCAAGAGTGTTTGGGATATTTAATTGATGAAGGGCAATCCGCTAAATCAATTGCACGATTTATTTCTACTATTCGAAGTTTTCATCAATTTGCTTTAAGAGAAAAATATGCAGCTAAAGATCCAACGGTATTATTAGATTCACCGAAATATGATAAAAAATTGCCTGATGTGTTGAATGTTGATGAAGTACTGGCATTACTAGAAACTCCTGATTTAAACAAATTAAATGGTTATCGCGATCGAACGATGTTAGAACTTTTATACGCGACAGGAATGCGTGTATCTGAACTCATTCATTTAGAGTTAGAGCATGTGAATTTAATGATGGGATTTGTACGTGTTTTTGGCAAGGGAGATAAAGAAAGAATTGTACCTTTAGGGGATGCTGTGATTGAATATTTAACAACATATATTGAAACAATTCGACCACAACTTTTAAAAAAGACAGTTACTAACGTATTGTTTTTAAATATGCATGGAAAGCCTTTATCACGACAAGCAATATGGAAAATGATTAAACAGAATGGTTTGAAAGCAAATATTAAAAAAACGTTAACACCACATACATTACGCCACTCCTTTGCGACGCATTTATTAGAAAATGGCGCAGATTTAAGAGCTGTTCAAGAAATGTTAGGTCATTCAGATATTTCGACAACTCAACTATATACACATGTCTCAAAATCACAAATTAGGAAAATGTATAATCAATTTCATCCTAGAGCTTAA
- a CDS encoding transcriptional repressor, whose amino-acid sequence MEERLNRVKQQLQQSSYKLTPQREATVRVLIENEKDHLSAEDVYLKVKDKAPEIGLATVYRTLELLAELKVVDKINFGDGVARFDLRKEGAKHFHHHLVCMECGRVDEIDEDLLPEVENRVENEFKFKILDHRLTFHGVCEECQAKGKG is encoded by the coding sequence TTGGAAGAACGATTAAATCGAGTTAAGCAACAATTACAACAATCATCATACAAGCTAACGCCACAACGCGAAGCTACTGTTAGAGTTCTAATTGAAAATGAAAAAGACCATTTAAGTGCTGAAGATGTTTACTTAAAAGTAAAAGATAAAGCACCGGAAATTGGCTTGGCAACAGTATACAGAACGTTAGAGTTATTAGCTGAATTAAAAGTAGTAGACAAAATTAACTTTGGTGACGGGGTCGCTCGTTTTGATTTAAGAAAAGAAGGTGCAAAACATTTCCATCACCACTTAGTATGTATGGAATGTGGTCGAGTAGATGAAATCGACGAAGATTTATTACCAGAAGTTGAAAATCGAGTTGAAAATGAGTTTAAATTCAAAATTTTAGATCATCGTTTAACTTTCCATGGTGTGTGTGAAGAATGCCAAGCGAAAGGTAAAGGATAG
- a CDS encoding NUDIX hydrolase: MDLNEKTIDRTVIYNGKIVDVEIHTVTLPNGETSTRELVYHNGAVAVCAVTPENEVVLVKQYRKPIEKPLLEIPAGKLEDDEDRVEAAKRELEEETGYIAKELTHVVDMYGSPGFCDEQLSIYFTDKLEEGTVHLDEDEFVEVIKVPIENIKSMLMNKEIEDAKTIIALQHLLLNYNHSK, from the coding sequence ATGGACTTAAATGAAAAAACAATTGATCGAACAGTTATATATAACGGTAAAATTGTTGATGTAGAAATTCATACGGTAACTTTACCGAATGGAGAAACTTCAACGAGGGAATTAGTTTATCATAATGGTGCAGTTGCTGTGTGTGCCGTGACTCCTGAAAATGAAGTTGTTTTAGTGAAACAGTACCGTAAACCAATCGAAAAACCATTGCTAGAAATACCAGCTGGTAAATTAGAAGATGATGAAGATAGAGTCGAAGCGGCTAAACGTGAATTAGAAGAGGAAACAGGATATATTGCTAAAGAGTTAACGCATGTTGTAGATATGTATGGTTCTCCAGGCTTTTGCGATGAACAATTATCTATATATTTTACGGATAAATTAGAAGAAGGTACAGTTCACTTAGATGAGGATGAATTTGTTGAAGTCATTAAAGTACCTATTGAGAATATTAAATCGATGCTAATGAATAAAGAAATTGAAGATGCAAAAACTATCATAGCTTTACAGCATCTATTATTAAATTATAATCATTCTAAATAA